GATCGCGAACCGGGGTGAGATTGCCCTCCGCATCATTCGCGCATGCCGAGATCTGGGTGTCCCATCGGTCCTGGTTTATTCCGAGGCTGACCGCGACTCCCTGCCGGTACTGCTCGCTGATGAAGCAGTGTGCATCGGCCCGGCACCGGCCCAGGACAGTTATCTGAACGTTTCGCGCATTCTATCCGCCGCAGAAATCGCCGGGTGCGATGCGCTCCACCCAGGGTACGGTTTTCTCTCAGAGAGCCCGGAATTCTGCGAGGCTACTGAATCCTGCAATGTTACCTTTATCGGCCCACCTGCTTCGACCATGCGTCTTCTTGGAGACAAGATCGAGGCCCGCAAGACCGCAGCTCGAGCCGGCGTGCCGGTGATTCCTGGTTCTGGAGACGAGGTGCGGGAAGCAAAGGACGCAGTCCGGCTAGCGAAGGACCTCGGCTACCCTGTTCTTGTCAAAGCTGCGGCTGGCGGCGGTGGCAAGGGTATGAGGGTTGTCCGCCGGGAGAAGGATATGGAGAGTGGATTCCGAATGTGCCAGGCCGAGGCTAAGGCTGCGTTCGGCAGTCCCAGGGTGTATCTTGAGAAGTACCTTGCTGACTGTCATCACATCGAGATTCAGATTCTAGCCGACCGACATGGTCGGGTTGTCCATCTTGGAGAGCGCGACTGCTCGGCTCAGCGGCGTCACCAGAAGGTGCTTGAGGAGTCGCCGTCGCTTCTTGTTGATGATGCTCTGCGCGACCGACTTGGAGCTTGGGCAGTCGCCGTGGCCCGCGCCGCCGGTTATGTGAATGCCGGTACGGTGGAGTTTGCAATGGACAAGGAGGGCAACTGCTACTTCATGGAGATGAACGCCAGGCTTCAGGTTGAACATCCGGTTACAGAAATGGTAACAGGCGTTGATATCGTGTGTGAGCAGTTGCGCATCGCGGCGGGCGAGAAACTGGAGCTGGGTGCCGATGTCGCCCGGCCCCGGGGCCACGCCATCGAATGCCGGATATGTGCTGAGGACCCAGACGCGGGCTTTGAGCCTAGCCCAGGACTTGTTACGGAACTCCGCCTTCCGGCCGGGCCCGGCGTCCGGGTTGACTCATACCTGTTGCCGGGATACCGGGTCCCGCATCAGTATGACCCACTTGTCGCAAAGGTCATCGCTTGGGGCGTGGACCGGCAGCGGGCAATCGCACGGATTTCCCGAGCGTTGGCCGAAACCGAAATCACCGGTATCACCACGACGACCGTTTTCCATCGCCGTCTGCTGCGAAGCAGTCGTTTTTTGCGCGGCAAAGTCACGACCGCGATGCTGGATGAGGAAGTGTAGTCCATGAGGGTTGACGTTCAGCCAGTTGTAGCGCAGTTGACCGGGTTGGCTGAGCACGGCACAGTTGTTGTTATTGACGTTTTCCGGGCAACGACGACCATCACCACCGCGTTGGCCA
This portion of the candidate division WOR-3 bacterium genome encodes:
- the accC gene encoding acetyl-CoA carboxylase biotin carboxylase subunit — encoded protein: MFKKVLIANRGEIALRIIRACRDLGVPSVLVYSEADRDSLPVLLADEAVCIGPAPAQDSYLNVSRILSAAEIAGCDALHPGYGFLSESPEFCEATESCNVTFIGPPASTMRLLGDKIEARKTAARAGVPVIPGSGDEVREAKDAVRLAKDLGYPVLVKAAAGGGGKGMRVVRREKDMESGFRMCQAEAKAAFGSPRVYLEKYLADCHHIEIQILADRHGRVVHLGERDCSAQRRHQKVLEESPSLLVDDALRDRLGAWAVAVARAAGYVNAGTVEFAMDKEGNCYFMEMNARLQVEHPVTEMVTGVDIVCEQLRIAAGEKLELGADVARPRGHAIECRICAEDPDAGFEPSPGLVTELRLPAGPGVRVDSYLLPGYRVPHQYDPLVAKVIAWGVDRQRAIARISRALAETEITGITTTTVFHRRLLRSSRFLRGKVTTAMLDEEV